A single genomic interval of Pyrus communis chromosome 7, drPyrComm1.1, whole genome shotgun sequence harbors:
- the LOC137741039 gene encoding palmitoyl-monogalactosyldiacylglycerol delta-7 desaturase, chloroplastic-like, producing MGEWVTQWRVEFLGREWNFVDIGSVVVVLALHLLTLLAPFHFTWPAFWVAVALYFVVGVSVNLSYHRQLSHRSFKLPKWLEYFFAYCGVLSFQRSPLEWVSIHRSHHQFTDTLKDPHSPVRGFWYSHIGWIFDFRSRFGSYEARLKNVGDLKRDPFYRFLHYTYPLHAISFGVLLYAVGGLPFLVWGLGVRSVIFLHATFGINSICHTWGKQVWNTGDLSRNNWLIGLMAHGEGWHNNHHAFEHSARHGLEWWEIDVTWYVIRFLEIIGLATEVQRPTETQKKRKALLSNNMNNQTRELQEKLETEINGGKI from the exons ATGGGAGAGTGGGTGACGCAGTGGCGGGTAGAATTTTTGGGGAGGGAATGGAACTTTGTGGATATAGGCTCAGTAGTTGTCGTTTTGGCTTTGCATTTGCTTACTCTTTTAGCTCCATTTCATTTCACCTGGCCTGCATTTTGGGTGGCAGTTGCACTCTATTTTGTTGTAGGAGTGAGTGTAAATCTTTCTTACCACAGGCAACTTTCCCACCGGAGTTTCAAGCTTCCCAAATGGCTTGAATACTTCTTTGCTTACTGCGGAGTCCTATCGTTTCAG AGAAGTCCGCTTGAATGGGTGAGCATACACCGATCTCACCACCAATTTACAGATACATTGAAAGACCCTCATAGTCCCGTTAGAGGATTTTGGTATAGTCACATCGGTTGGATCTTCGATTTTCGGTCTCGGTTTGGAAGT TATGAAGCACGACTTAAGAACGTTGGAGACTTGAAAAGAGATCCATTCTACAGATTTCTTCATTATACGTACCCCCTTCATGCAATAAGTTTTGGAGTGCTGCTCTATGCTGTTGGAGGACTACCATTTTTGGTTTGGGGGCTG ggtgTAAGGTCAGTAATTTTTCTCCATGCTACTTTTGGAATAAATTCGATTTGCCACACATGGGGAAAACAAGTATGGAATACTGGTGATCTGTCTAGAAACAACTG GTTAATTGGATTGATGGCTCATGGAGAAGGTTGGCACAATAATCACCACGCATTTGAACACTCAGCTCGGCATGGCTTGGAATGGTGGGAAATTGATGTTACGTGGTATGTAATAAGATTTCTTGAAATTATTGGTTTGGCAACAGAAGTACAGCGTCCTACTGAGACTCAGAAGAAACGAAAAGCTTTATTAAGCAACAACATGAACAACCAAACCAGGGAGCTCCAGGAAAAGCTTGAAACAGAAATCAATGGCGGAAAGATTTGA